The following DNA comes from Nicotiana sylvestris chromosome 10, ASM39365v2, whole genome shotgun sequence.
GTGGGGTGTCCGACAAGGTGGGGGTGTCCGACAAGGTGGTGGTGCCCGACGAGGCGGGGGTGCCGGACGACGTGGTggtgggcggagaggaggtggtccccagcaagggggagTTGAGGCCCCTGCTGATTATGTTCCTGCCGATATGCCGGGGGGCCTTGGGACGGATCTCACTCTAGGGActtcgcaggtgaccccatcagGTTAATTATTGATCACGGGCACGCAGCTTTCTGGAGTGGACTGGGATACATACTTTCCAGGCCCGTCTACCATTGTTGAGGACCGGCCGACCCGGGATTTAAGTGGTGGGGGCCGGCTGAGTTATGGTTCATCATCACGTTCGCAGGTATGGTTTTCATAGCGTATTAAATTATAATTTGTCTTTTTTTCATAACTTtgttaatttcctttttaaggctgAACGCATTGTTGACATGGTTGCCACTGATGATTACATTCAGGAGCCCGAGGAAATAGTGGTACGACAATTCAAATTGTTCTGACGAATTATATACTTTGCTATTCTGAGCTTTTGACTCTTATGTAGGTTTCTACTGGACTGACGGCCTCTTGTACTGATCCTGTCAGCACCACTGATGATCATGCAGCGGCGCATTCGACTATAAGGTGGCGATTTGATAATGGCGATCTTGATAGCGTCCCCATGCGGGATGCGATGtgcctcaggccagcggctgcgTTGAGGCACGCTAGATGCGGGACGCActgattttattcatttttatttggcATTATATGTAcatttaaaacaacttttatatAATATGTGAATTACTTTTTGATTTCTCTGTTAAGTAGCTAGTTTCGTACTGCAATAAAAATACAAGTCGTAAAGAAGTAAAATTCCATTACAATGACTGAAAGAAAAGTTCATTACTAAACACATAACACAAATAcaagcacaaacacaaacataacaggccaacctaataaaaatatatgaaatatgaaaattacactaaacacatacatgccaatgtttagctCTGGTTGCCATTTATTATCCGCTCCAatcacttaaatcgttcttccagttgttctttttcttcttctacctcttttagtttcgccttcacctccgcaagttcccgtttatatttttctttacgCTCCTTTTGTGCatcacaattccattgtgttttccatttttcttctcccacctccttcagtttcgccctcaagtctgcaataattctatCGCCTTCTATTTGTACTTCCCGTtgtcttaaacacatattatgaagaaactgcagttgttctctgtaacaatcctgataacatggttcatcaacccattcctcaaaaCCAAAAATAGGTTCACCGGGGACCTTGTAAAACTGATTCATACAGTGCCAGTAGCGACGTCCAACCTCACCACCGTCCCAACAGTTTTGCATCAAGCATGCTTTTCCACAattgcactttggtggacgaagaggttgagccatttggaaaatatttgcttttagtaaaaaaaaacttACTTTTAATGAAGTTTTTGCATTTAGTAAATTttaagcacacaaaataactacaatgagcctgttatttataggcgagacaacacacacataacgtagtgtTCAAGCGCGCTAAATACATAACGTACTATGTAATagcgctatattttgcgtgttaaatatcatgatattgacaagacaactttatgtcttGTCAACTTTATTTCAGACAACTTTATGTCTCGTCAACTTTATTTCAGACAACTTTATGTCTTATCAACTTTAtgtcatgatgttgacaagacaagtttaaattaaattattatttaaataggtaaaatggaaaaatacaaatcataattaacaagcataattttatttcataaatcttgcaacataggcataacaactaattattacaacatcaactcatggatagttaggtacactagaagaacacccaccCCGAGCTTGATTActgttgccacccaaaggacattttctacggtcgtgtcctgtttgcgagcatataccacatctgCGCGCATACACGGtttcactaacatccatttggtttcgTATACGCATTCTCTTCTTCACCTGTATTcgacgcaaataggacttgttacacaccattttaaatagTTCAGGCGGCCAATAATGttcagcacccactggctgcaactgcccactatatgtgtttaggtacttcgCAACACTATATTATTGATCGACATAGTTGGTTACACccaaaccaacttgttgaaagcacttgatggcatgtgagcaaggcatgtggtagatggaccattttcCACAAGAGCATAACCTTCTAGATTCATTTACAatatgtacattattacctcgattttgatggatagcggtgcgaacttcaaaaacatttctttcgttatcatactgcaaaaatgaatgccaatgcgCTCGCCGTCtatatttctcaaatcttttcataggcactggcataaacTCAACACCCTTTTCCATCAATGATGTTGCAGCTGCagacctttcaacaaacctctccaccatctgcttgaacgacaacTGCACCATGGCTGTGACAAGCAATCCTCTTGcagacttcaataacccgttgaaagactctgacacatttgtagtcagagttccccatcgtctgccaccatccgcatgcaacgtccacttttcagggtcatgtcgcattaaccaacgataggttgcctcgtcttcttgcctgatataTTCCATGTGCATCcagaatttatgttgttggtggtctgttgttgtcatccacatcaaatcatggaGATCCTTGTTGGGATATGCCTTCTGAAAATTAGCTTTAAAGTGCCTAACACAGTAACGATGATAGGCATAAGGTTCTTGCtatgcaggcaagttctccatAGAACTTAAGATACCACTGTGCCGATcggatattagacaaataccggaACGCTATTTCACAATGTActctttcaagtggttcaaaaatagcatccacgtctcttggctttcattggcacaaatagcaaaagctagaggaaatatctgtccattagcatctactGTCACGGCTATCAACAgtttgatatcgtactttccatagacatgagtgtcGTCTATGGATATTAAGGGCTGACAATGCTTTAAACCATCAACTGCTGGTTTAAACGCCCAGAAAacgtaattgaacatatattctAGTTTACCTGGAATATGCTCAAGCTTTCATTCAACAACCGTCCTGAGGTTAAACtgctgcagtgcagccatgtacctagggagatctgcaaatgacttatcccagttaccatagactatttcaaatgCTCTTTTccgcccgagatatgcctttaTTTTAGTAATTGTATGGCCATGTTCCTGGTGGACTGCTGTAAtgtactctttgattttataccttatggttGCTTCGATGTGTGGAATAagaacaagagaaatcaagtcaatatccaagttgaaatgattcccgttgaatgtgtccatttcgcatgtatgggtgggaatgtatttacccactttccacagacatgtcttcttcttcatcgcacgcaacatccaatgacatggccaaaaccacctgcgacaaacaaccttgtatacaaccggacttgactcccataccgTCATCTCAtgacactcttttacgttgtgaATTTTACAAGCCATGCTTAGgcgcgctttatcaggaaaaagcatgccCTTTACCAGCACTGTTGGTATAGACTCATCTCACATTGCTGTccgaatttcatcaaaatcccttgttagagcttccacatccggcatgtttggcaagttatcaatgtaaggaacctcccttgaatgaaacggcacttgGGACTCATgcactcttcgtctaggggggTGGAGCATACTCTCTcgtcaaatcaggtccttccttctcatcctcctcatcaccatcctcacgatgAAAGGGTGTATTATCTCCAGATTCATCAGCATTATTGTCGTAATCAttgttctcttcctcactctgtgcatctgccagatcccaaTTTAATACATCatcttcgggcaattgagtgagtacattTGCTTCAatttgctcgttttcactgcacaatcaacaaattaataagatgctaaatttaCAAAATACTTTTCATATAGtcgtatcacttcacttacaagtcgtaatgtgatgaaatttcatgatggatattttcatGTAGGTGATAGCTCCTGGATGGACCACTttgatccaacacaccaaaactatGCTCGGGTTCATTATTTATAAAACTCATATCCGGCTTGTACCCCctgttaaatatatgagcgttaatacaaat
Coding sequences within:
- the LOC138879178 gene encoding uncharacterized protein; the protein is MDTFNGNHFNLDIDLISLVLIPHIEATIRYKIKEYITAVHQEHGHTITKIKAYLGRKRAFEIVYGKLEYMFNYVFWAFKPAVDGLKHCQPLISIDDTHVYGKYDIKLLIAVTVDANGQIFPLAFAICANESQETWMLFLNHLKEYIVK